From the Lolium rigidum isolate FL_2022 chromosome 2, APGP_CSIRO_Lrig_0.1, whole genome shotgun sequence genome, one window contains:
- the LOC124693259 gene encoding transcription factor TGAL9-like — protein sequence MGDRPWQQPHEQASCSAQTGMIQQTSATATSSIHGSTIRKDPGGYEDMGELDQALFLYLNSQDQTSVQEQPQTLNIFPSRPMHAVEPSPNTATAAGSSKQQQRPPSKQLAMLAPAPDSKTAVKREGGGRGGTGTPSTSEHEGPRTPDAKTLRRLAQNREAARKSRLRKKAYIQNLETSRVRLSQMEQEMQRSSNQGAILGGGAGIGGLSPEAAWFDGEYARWVDEHDRMMRHLRAAVENQDAAAGATATDGEQLLRQLVEAAAAHHVILAEMKAALARADVFHLVSGTWLPAAERCFLWIGGSRPSDLIKIVARHVEPLTEQQVAGVCDVQRWSREREEALDQELQATYRSLSDTVCSDALLSPYPDMAAYMAHMSLAIANLSSLEAFVRQANALRLQVLHRLPQILTSRQAVRCFLAIADYSQRLRALSSLWLAQPHRQDQPNPSGAGGQFHP from the exons GATATGAAGACATGGGTGAACTTGATCAAGCCCTCTTTCTCTACCTCAACAGCCAGGATCAAACATCAGTTCAAGAACAACCGC AGACTCTCAACATCTTCCCTTCTCGGCCGATGCACGCCGTCGAACCTTCTCCAAACACTGCCACCGCGGCCGGTTCTTCGAAGCAGCAGCAGCGGCCGCCATCCAAGCAGCTGGCGATGCTCGCTCCGGCACCGGACAGCAAGACAGCCGTCAAG agagaaggaggcggacGCGGCGGCACGGGCACGCCGTCGACTTCGGAGCATGAGGGCCCCCGAACGCCGGACGCCAAGACATTGAGGAGACTTGCGCAGAACAGGGAGGCCGCGAGGAAGAGCAGGCTTAGGAAGAAG GCTTACATTCAAAATTTGGAGACGAGCAGGGTCAGGCTGTCACAGATGGAGCAGGAGATGCAAAGAAGCAGCAATCAG GGTGCAATCCTGGGCGGTGGTGCTGGCATTGGAGGACTAAGTCCAG AGGCGGCGTGGTTCGACGGGGAGTATGCGAGGTGGGTGGACGAGCACGACAGGATGATGCGGCACCTCCGGGCGGCGGTGGAGAAccaggacgcggcggcgggcGCTACGGCTACGGACGGTGAGCAGCTGCTGCGGCAGCTCGTCGAGGCGGCGGCAGCGCACCACGTGATACTGGCGGAGATGAAGGCCGCCCTGGCGAGGGCCGATGTGTTCCACCTCGTCTCCGGGACGTGGCTGCCCGCCGCCGAGCGCTGCTTTCTCTGGATTGGCGGCTCCCGCCCTTCGGACCTCATCAAG ATTGTAGCGCGACATGTGGAGCCGCTGACGGAGCAACAGGTAGCGGGCGTGTGCGACGTGCAGCGGTGGTCGCGAGAACGCGAGGAGGCGCTGGACCAAGAGCTCCAGGCCACGTACCGCTCCCTCTCCGACACCGTCTGCTCCGACGCGCTGCTCTCCCCATACCCCGACATGGCCGCCTACATGGCCCACATGTCACTCGCCATCGCCAACCTCTCCTCGCTCGAAGCCTTCGTCAGGCAG GCAAACGCTTTGAGGCTGCAGGTGCTGCACAGGCTGCCGCAGATCCTAACATCGCGGCAAGCGGTGCGGTGCTTCCTCGCCATCGCCGACTACTCCCAGCGCCTCCGCGCACTAAGCTCCCTCTGGCTTGCCCAGCCGCATCGCCAGGATCAACCCAACCCGTCCGGTGCCGGTGGCCAGTTCCATCCATAA